In Leptospira fainei serovar Hurstbridge str. BUT 6, the genomic stretch AGGCTTCAAACTATTTTATCTTTAGAATGCCGAGTTCTTTTCCTTGCATTCGCATAGCGGGAACGAAAATAGTCGTATGCTCGGATCAACCGATCGACTAATTGTTCGCAATCTTAAGAAAGAATACAAAACGGGAAAATTATCGACGCCCGTTTTGAACGGTATCGATATCGAACTCCCGACTTCCTTCATAACCTTGATGGGCCCATCCGGTTCCGGAAAATCAACATTTTTGAATATTCTTTCCGGAATCGATTCCGCGGACTCCGGAGAAGTGTGGGTGAACGGATTCGATCTGACAAAACTATCCGAATCCGAACTTACGGAATACCGTCGCAACGATACCGGGATCATATTTCAATTTTTCCATCTTCTCCCCTATCTGGATGCGATAGAGAATGTCGCCCTGCCTTTGTATATTTCAGGACTCGGTCGGAAGGCGGCTCGATCGATTGCCGAGGAGGCTTTAGAAAGGGTCGGACTCGCAAATCGAAGAACTCATAAGCCGGACGAACTTTCCGGAGGGGAGCAACAAAGAGTCGCTATAGCCAGAGCTTTAGGTAAGAAACCCAGAATCGTTTTGGCGGACGAGCCGACCGGAAATTTAGATACGCTTCATGCAGGAAAGGTCTTAGAACTTTTGTTGGAACTCCAAGAGAAGGAAAAATTTTCGCTTATTATAGTCACTCATGATAGAGAAATCGGAACGCAAGGTAAAATCCGATTGAGAATGAAAGATGGACGAATCTATCAAGAGGAAGAAATCCTTCGGTGAGTCTATATCTACTCTTTCTATTCGAATATTTTAGAACCCACATTTCACGCGTAGTCTTTGCCTTACTGGGAATTTCCTTAGGTGTCGGATTATTTTTATCCACGACTACCAACGCCGGAAAAGCCGAACGATCCCTGATCGATTTTTCATTGGGTTATTTCAGGAGGGATTATAAACTGAAAGTCGGAGCATCGCAACCCGGCCAAACGATTTCTTGGAATACGATATCCTATATTTATAATGATCCAAGGCTTCGCAAAATAACGAACATCCTACCCAGAAGCCAACGCGAAGCGATCGCATCGGATAATCTCAGGATTCTTTATCTTGCTATAGATCTGATTAAAGAGACTCCGGGAAAATCCTTGATCGGACAGAATGGGCGAATTCAGACTCTATCGCCTGCGGATACTACGTTCGTCTCTCAAGCGGTCTGGGATCGTTATAAAGGAAAACCGTTCGATCTTTTGCTGGACGGAGTCACTCGAGAGATCCGAAACTATCACCCCGTTAAAACCGAAGGAGGATTTTTAGTTTTCCAGGATTTTTCCCTAGCCTCCCAAAATATCGATACGGAAAAAGGACCGGACTATCTGCTCTTACGCTGCCCGGAGGATGACGCGACTAAAATTAAACGAATTCTGGCGGAAGACCTAGGTGGAAATTTTCAGGTCGAAACATCCCGGGAAATTCAGGAAAAATCGGCAAATGCGCTCCGATCATTTCAACTGAATCTTTTAGTGATTTCTTTCATATCTCTTCTAATCGCATTCTTTATGGTTTCAAACACCATGTCGGGTTTGTATTTGAGTCGCGAGAGAGAATTGGGAATTTTAAGAACTCTCGGGCTAGATCATCGAAAAGCTACGTTTCTATTTTTAAGCCAATCCTTGATTTTGGGAGTCTTCGGAAGCATATTAGGGTTAGGTATCGGCACTTTCTTTTCCGGCTTGGATTTCTTTCGACCGGAATCCACTCTAGTCGATCGCTCCTTTCTATCCACATACGGCTCGATACCCGCAACAGACTATGCGATCGCTTTAGTTGTGGGAATCGCAGGATCCGTTTTTTCGGCATTGATTCCTTCGTCTAGGGCCGGAAAAATAACTCCAATCTCCATCTTAAGAGACGCATCCAAAGGCAGCTCGACATTCGGTACCGAAAAATTCGCCGTCGCAGGGGTCTTACTATTTATCATTTCTTTAGGAATTGCGAATATACCGTCACCCTGGAAACTCCCGTTACCGGGCCTCTTAGGAATCGGTGGAATCGTAATCGGGATTACGCTCGCCTTCCCTTTCTGCATTAAAACCATCACCGGCATAATGATTTCCCTATTGGAAAAGGGAGATTCCACTTTTACGTTTCTAAAAATCGGTCTCGAGGAATTGAAGGAAAATCCCGGAAGAAATACGCTTACGGCGGCGACCGTTATGCTTTCCGTTTCCTTGGTTCTCTGCCTAACGATTCTAACCGACAGCTATAAACGATCACTGAACGATTGGGTGGACTCCGAATTTCCGTCGGACATTACGGTTATCAACAACCGGTTTTTTCATTCGGGAATACACGGAGGCGTGCCGAGAAACCTTATAGCAAAAATCGCCGATTTGAAAATTACATCTTATCTTGACGGGTTTTTGGTAAATACCCGCTTCGAAACCGATAAGGGAGTATTTACGGTTCACGCTTACGATTTCAATGCGTATGCAGAGAGAAGCGACGGGCCTGAAAAATTAATTCAGGATGAAACCGACATTCTCGTTTCTTCCAATATGGCATTTCTTCACAAATTGAAAATAGGAGACGTGCTTATTTCAGGAACTCCAAACGGTCCGAAAAAATTCGTTATTCGAGGCATAAAGGAACATTTCTTCTCCGAGCGAGGAACCGTTATGATGGATATTCATTCGTATGAAAAAATATTCGGAATTCGTTCCCTGAATTCCATCAAACTTTTTCTAAAAGATGATTTTAAGACGAAAGAAGGAGCCGAGATCGCAAAGGAAGAATTAAAAAAGTTGTTTGCGTCCGACCCGGCTTACTCGGATCTCACTCTTTTAGATTCATTTCAACTCCGAGAACTCTATTTGTACGAAGTGAATAAGGTGTTTAGAGTTTTGGATTCCTTAAAAATCACCGCATTATTCATCACTCTCATCTCGCTTTTATCCTCCTTGATGCATAACTTATTCGATAAACAGCGACTTTTAGGTTTGCTAAAATATTTAGGCGCCTCCCACGCGCAATTAGCGGCGATCGTACGATCCGAGGCAATTTTCTTGACCAGCTTCGGGGCGATTTTCGGAATTTTGGCCTCTTTAGTTATGGCTCCGATCATCCTTTATGTGGTGAACCGAAATGCGTTCGGATGGACTTTGACATTCACATTTCTTCCTTGGATGCCGATGACGATCATGATTGCCGCTCCGATTTTAGGTTGGTTGGCCGCTTTTTATCCTCTTCGGATTCTGAAACGTTTGAATTTCAAACTGAGTCCGGAATAGCTAAAAATTTTGCCCCCGCTCTTATAGCGGATAGTACGGAAAAAGAGTTAAATCTCTCTTGCTTGAAAAATAGAAGGAATTAAGCTACCAAAACGATGGGAACTCCGCTCGAAATCGCCCTTGAATTAGCCGAAGAGATAAAGAAGGCCAATATCCAGGAGGATAACCGAATTCCCTACTCCGACACCTTCCTTAAGGATATGATAGGTTTTTTCTCCAGAGAAACCTCGCAAATCAGGCAAACCTTGGAGATATTGCGGGAAGCGAAATATATTTTCATCATTAAAGTCGTTCTTCCCGACATGTCCCATAATGCTAAAAATCAGGACCCGGGAGTGGATGCGTACATCTATGCGGATCCAAAAATCGTGAGCGACCTTCGATCGTATACGGAGAAAAAATTAGAGAAGGCCTACGAGGCAACTTACTATAAACGTAAGTCTCCGTTTCAAATCACTCGTGAATTATTCCCTAAGATCAAAGAGCATAATAACACACCGTTAGGACGGTATATAAACGTCGTGGTGATGCTGGAAGAATATCAGAGAATTCTAACCGCAGCTCCGAACGAGTATGAGGATACTCGCCGTCGAAACAATCTTGCCGCATTATTGGAACAGTCGGGAACTCCTACTACTATCGCAAGAGACATTCCCGAATATGAGATCGGTCCGTCCATCGGAAGTCACGGAACAAAGCGCGCCGTGGATAAAGTCGCTTCCAACGAAGTACAGATTAATCCCAAAAATCCTTGGTCGCGATTAACCTCGAAATTCTCTTCCGAATTCTTGATTCGAATCCACCTTAGAAAATACGAATTCGATACGGTCAAAAAACTCATTCAGAGCGGAAAGATCGCCGAATACGATGAATTAAAATTCGTACGCGATACGTTGCAGGTAATGGAGAGTCACATTCATTTGGACCCGCTACTCAACAACTTCGTAGCGGAAATGACGGAACTACGCCGATTAGCTCAAAAGAAAATGAACATTCTGAAAGGAATCACGAATTCGGGTTCGATAGGCTCCGGTTAAACCACTCCGAAATATCTTGCGACCAGTACGATTAAAAGAATCAGAAGTATGAATATGTATCGCCTCCGTGCCGGATAGCCCGTATTCATTCTGTCCTTTGGCCAATAAAGTAAAAATAGAAGCACGTTAGCCGTTGCGACTATATAAATCACATCCTGTTTTAAATGCCAAGGACCGAATAAATAAGCCAAAATAATCCCGAAAGTCGGCAGGAATGCGAGCGGTGTTTTCCAAGTGAGAACGCGGGAATCCTCTTCGAATACGACCGCTTTTTTACCGGATTTTTCTTCCAGTTCGGCAAGAAAGTCATCCATGGCCTGCAAATTCAAAATCGGGACGAAAGTTCCTTGTTTGGTAATTAATACGATTCGTTGGTACCCTCTAAACTTATCCTTCTCGATTCCGCTCACTTCTCGCAAATCGAATTCCATGCATTGACCCTGAGGATTCCACTGTTTGAGGCTATTTCCCGATAATTCCACTTTAGAACCTTCTAAAGTTTTCAATTGTCTAGAATAATTCTTAACTAGTAAGAAAATCAAAAGACCGCCCAAAACCAAAAACATCGTCAAAAAAGATTCCTGGCTCTCCGGAGAAACTTGGCGAAAATTTACTCCTAAAAAAAGTAGAAAGACGAAGACCACCATTCCGGTCCGCTGCATTAATTTTTTACGAAAAACCGGAACGTCGTATGTATAATTTCCCATCGCTTACTCCAAATTTCCGAATTCCGATTTTTTAAAAATCGGATATACTCGAATTCCTTCCGCTTCAATCGCCTGTCTGCCGCCTTCTTCCCGGTCTAAAATACAAATACAAGCCGTTACTTCCAATCCGGAATCCCGAAGACTCTTTACCGCTTGAAGCGTCGAACCGCCGGTAGTTATCACATCGTCAACGACCACGCAGGATTTCACCGCATTCACTGCGCCTTCCACCAGGTTCTTCGTTCCATGTTCTTTTGCTTGTTTTCTTACGATTAAAGGAAATACGTTTTTCGCCTGCCGTCTGAACTCGAGAGCAATTCCGTAGCAAATCGGGTCCGCACCCATAGTTAGACCGCCGTATGCTTCCTGTTCGGAAAGCCCCGAACTCGGAATATGTCTTTCCACAATATACCGACAAAGCAATTCCAATCTTTCAGGGTGCAAAGTGATTTCCTTGCAATTAAAGTAATGTCTAGACTTTCTTCCGCTTGCTAACGTAAAGGGTTCTTCCCTAAATCGATACGCATGATTCTGCACGAGTCTAAATAATTCCTCTCTCACCTTGCAATTCCTCCGCGGTGTTTCATCGCCGCTTTTCCATAATAAGAACGATCTCGGAACGAAAAACCGATTTTTCTAAATCGGGAAAAAATCCGAAAAACGGAAACTTTTTCGCAACCTAACTAACGGCTTTCGCTCATATAAAGCAAACCAAGACCGGATTACCGATATGGAACAAACGAAAAAAATTGCGCTGAAAACTACCATCTTCCTCATAGCCACTCCGATTATCGGGGTGTTTGGCACGGCGGCCCTTCTCTTAACGAGAGGAATACCGACCTATACCTGGCTCGCATTCCTATTTATGCTAGTCGCAACAGGGCTTTCGATTACCGGCGGTTATCACCGCCTTTTCTCGCACAGAGCTTATAAAGCGGCTCTTCCAGTCCGTCTTTTCTATATTTTCTTCGGTGCGGCCGCATTTCAGCAATCCGTTATCGAATGGAGTTCCGATCACAGAATTCACCACAGATATGTGGATAAAGACGAAGATCCTTATTCGATCACAAAAGGTTTTTGGCATGCCCACATCCTATGGTTATTTAAGGATCGAAGCTATAGAGAACCGACCAATGTGAACGACCTTTGGGAAGATAAATGGGTCAAATTCCAACACGAGAATTATTACTCGGTTGCCATTTTCATGAACTTTATTCTCCCGATGATTATCTGCGGACTTTGGGGAGACTGGTTAGGCGGATTGATCGTAGTAGGAACTCTTAGAGTCGCCATCAATCACCATTTCACGTTTTTCATCAACTCGTTGGCGCATTACAAAGGCGCTCAGCCGTATTCGGATAAGCATACCGCTAAGGATAATTGGTTTATAGCTCTCTTTACATTCGGAGAAGGATACCATAACTACCACCACGAATTCCAAGCGGATTATAGAAACGGAATCCGCTGGCACGATTATGATCCGACTAAATGGCTGATCAATATCTTCTCCTACTTAGGACTTGCTAGCGACCTTAAGACTATTTCGGACGAACAGATTCTTCGTAAGAAAATGATCATGGATGAAAAGAGACTTCGCAATAAACTAGAAGTTAAATCCGAATCTTTAGCTCCTGGATTCGAAGAAAGATTGGAATCGCTACGTAAGACCGTCCAGGAAAGACAACTGCGCTTGCTAGCTCTCAAAACCGAGCAAGAAGAAGTCGATAAAAAAGCGGTCAAAGACGCTAAATCGGATTTCAAAGTCGCATTAAAGACTTGGAAGCGTTTCGTATCCGGAGATTTGGCTCCAGCTTAAGAATTCACTGTACCTGATCCCAGCATTGCCCTCCCCTAAAAAGGAGGGTTTTCTTTTAATAGGATATCGATTGCGATCGCCTTCTTGGCGAAAACCTCGACCAAAAATCGAATTAAATGTCCGTCGCGATTCCGGAAGAATCACCCAACTGAATCACATCCACTTCGACTTTCAACTTATGCTTTCCTCCTCCGAATAGGATTCCCCGTAACGGAGAAACATCCGAAAAATCCCGTCCCACGGAAGTGTAAATATACTCTTCCGTTATGCTTTTACCGTTGGTTGGATCGAAATCATACCAACCTAATCCCGGACAGTAAACGGATATCCAAGCATGAGTTGCATCGCTTCCCCTTAATTTAGGTTTACCGGTCGGCGGATACGTTTCGATATAACCGGATACATACCGGCAGGGAAATCCCATGGAACGAAACGCAGCGATGGATAAGTGAGTGAAGTCCTGACAAACACCTTCCTTCTTATCCAACACTTCTTCCAAAGGAGTGTATATATTCGTACTCCCCGCTTTGAATTTGAATTCTTCACGAAACCGCATTACGTATTCCAGTACGGCTTCCAAATAAGGCTTATTCAACGGGAGAAACCGATTTAAAAATTCCGAATATAATTCGGACCGAACTACGAATAGGGAATCGCCGATAAATTCAAGAGCTTCCATTTCCTCCTTCGTGGAACAATGATTCAAGGCCTGTAAAACCTCGTAACCGGTCGGAGAATTTGAAAATTGGGTAAAGACGGAATCCGTAGTAACTTTGGCTTCGGCAAGTACGGAAAGAACGGTGTGAGGCTCGTCGACGGAAAAAGAATAAACCGTATTTCCGAAATAATCTCTCCGAAATTCCGTTAATTTAGGTTTCGGCTCGACAGTGATCCTAAGTTCCCGGCAAATCTGACGATCATTCGAATCCGGACAAAGGTGAGCCAAATTTAAACAATGCGCCACCGACTTTTCGTACGTATAATGCGTAAGATGACGCACGGAATACTCAGCCATACGGTCCTCCCAGGCGAACCTGATTTTCCACGTAGCGGAAATATTTTTTCGCTAAGGCATCCGCAACTGCCTTCAATTGCAGAAAGATATCGTCCAACCAGCGGCGCAAGCCCCCCGCCGGGTCAGCGTATTCGAATAACCGTTTGGCATCCTCTTCCTTAAATCGAGCGACAAGTTCGTTGAAAAGTCGAACTTCCTCCGGAAGATCTCCGTTGACTCCGGAAATCATCAAGGCGTTTTCTCGAATCCTGGACAATTGATAAGCCAGAGAACGAGGATTCGTTTCGTCGAATATAAGAATATCGATTACAGATTCGGCTTCGATTCTATATTTATATCTTCTACGATATGTAATTCGAATATCATTTACGTTTAATAGACTTTCGAAAACGCCTTTATTATAAAGAGTCGTTTGGTTGACTACGGAAAGTAGTACTCTCGCTAAAAACTGGGATCGCTCCAACCGTTTTCCCAAATCCAGGAAATAGTACCCGGTCTCGCGGCTCATATTTTCGGACGATAATCCGGACAGGGAAGAGAGAAGAGTGACCAATTTTTGCAAGTATTCTAGGATTTCTCCGTAAGAAGAATCGCTCGGAGATTCGCTTTCAATCTGAGAAATCAAATATCTGGTATCGTCGGAAATCCGATCCCGCACCGATTTAGTGGTTCGGACAAAGAAATTCAGATCATGTCGAATGCTTCCCGATGAGTAATGCGAGGTAACCATCTCATAAACTTTATCACGGACAGCCTCCAAGGATCCGGATCCGATTGCCTCTCCGAACCCTCCCGAAAAATTCGAGACTTGGCTTAAAATTCCGAGAAGGACGGAAGACTGATCTCTTTCATAGGATTCTTCCGATTCGAGAATTTTATTCACTCCTTCTCGAACGAGCCTAGCCATATTTTCAGCACGTTCCGCATAACGCCCCATCCAGAACATATTGTCCGCGACGCGACTTGGAACTCCAGCCCCCTTTCTCTTAAGCGGGATTCGTTCGACATTACCCGGGAGGAGCGTGATATCCTTCTTTTCTTCCGACGATAAAATCCAAAGATCTTTGGACACCGCCCCTCTTTGGTTCGTAACGATAAGTTCGTCATGTTTCGGCGCAACCCGAACTAAGCCGCCGGGCATACTCGTGTATCCGTTTTCGGACAGACAGGAAAAAGTTCTTAGAACCGATTTTCCTACCGATAAGCCTTCCGAATTTCCGGAGAAAACGGGACAGGTTGATCCGCTTAGAATTTCCTGAGCTACGTATTTCTCCGGCTTCGCGTTAATTTTCGCTCTCCACTCGTCTCGCTCGGATTGGGAAAGTTGGGATAAAAATACGGAGGGTTCGAAGGAGGAGCGAACGGCAGGCTTTAAAACGTATTTTTCGTAATTTGAGAATACTTCCGCTCGGGAGGATTCTTCCCCCATCCAATGAGTCGTTACGTTAGGGAGAATTAAATCCTCCCCTAAATAAAATTTACATAATGCGGGCAAATAGGCATGCAAAGCCCGATTTTCAAGGAAACCCGAGCCGATCGGATTTGCAACTACGATCGTCCCGGCTCTTACCGCTCCTAGAATTCCCGGAACCCCCAATAGAGAATCTCCCTTTAATTCAAGAGGATCCATAAACCAATCGTCGACGCGACGAAAAATAACGTCCACCTGCTGTAAACCTTCCACCGTTTTTAAGAAAACCTTATTTTCACGGACGGTCAGATCTTCGGCTTGCGCTAAAGTAAACCCCAGATATCCGGCGAGATACGCGTGCTCGAAATACGTTTCATTCCCCGGACCGGGCGTCAAAAGTACGATCAGCGGATCACGGTCCTTTGTCGGAGATAAATTATATAATGTTTTTCTTAAAGATCTAAAATATAACGCGACTCGATGGACTTGGGAATCGCGGTAAATCGACGGAAAAACTCTGGAAAGAACGATTCGGTTTTCGAGAGCATAACCGGATCCTGACGGGGCTTGAACTCGATCCCCGATTACGAAAAAATTACCGCTCTTATCGCGACTGATATCCGTCGCCACGAACGCCAATCGAAACGTTGAATTATCGTAAATTGGCGAACAAGCGCGCAAAAATCCGCCTGAATGAAACAATACTTGCGGGGGAATTTTTCGTTCATAGAGAAGCTTTCTAGGACCGTAAACGTCTTTAAGAATTTCGTCCAGCAATTCGGAGCGTTGGATCAGACCTCTTTCGATTTGATCCCACTCTTTACTTTCCATCAAAAGCGGGAATAAATCCAGAGACCAGATTCTTTCACGATCGTCTCCGTAAACATTATACGTGACTCCGTTCTCGCGAAGAATCCTAAGACTATCTTCTTTTCTCCGACGTAATTCGGAAGCCCCTAAATGATCGAAAGAACGAAGAAGAAAATCGTATTTATCGCGAGGTATTCCTTGATGAGAGCATACCTCGTCAAAAATTCCGGAGACAGGAAAATATCCGGATAGGAGACTATTGTTCTGGGAAGCTTGCTGGCTCATCTTCCGGAAGTCATTTTCCGGTTCGGTCCAGATTTTTTCCATCCTTTCGAACGACCCGAAGCCGTTTTTACACAAAGGAAAGGTGCTTTAGGAGCAAATCTAAGTTTCCATTTTTATCGGCAACAACGAATTCCGGAGCTCCAGCTATCGAAATCACCCGCTGAAAAGGCCGAAAACCTAATCCAATTTCAGCGTCGCCCCGATATTGATCTGACGATACGGTCCTTGCTGGATTCCGACCGGAAGTCTTCCGGAAATATAGACTCGGTCTTCCAAATTTTTACCGTTCACAAATATCGACCATCTTCCTCCGGGAACCTCATAGCCGAAGTCTGCGTTCCAAATCCCGTATGCCGGCACCACACCCTGGCTACCATCCGAACTCTGGTTTTTCGTGTTTTGTAAATCGGAATACTGTTTATCGAAATGTTGATACTCTACTCTTACGTAAAACCCGCGAGGACTTTTAACGCCGAAGGCGGTGATGACCGTGTGCATCGGAACATACGGGAGATAATTCCCGCTCGTATTTACTTTGATAACGTTTCCGGCAGAGTTAACGCTGAACAACGGTTGATTCGTTACGCTTACCGTACCGTCTGCATTCTGAATCGTTCCGACCGGAACGTAAGTCGTCGAAATCGCACGAGTATAAGAATACGCGATTTCCAGAGGTATCTCCCAGCGAGACTCCGCGAACTTCCCGAAATCGAATACGAAATTACTTTCCACGCCTCGGTTCACCGACTTACCGGCGTTGATCGGAACCGCTCCTATCGAGGAACCGGCCTCGTTCGTGTTCACGATCTGATTGGAAAAGAATAATGCATACGTGCTTATTTGAGTATAGAAGTATTTCGTAATATTCCCTCTAACACCGGTCTCGTAATTATTGGACCTTTCCGCGTTAAGCTTATACCCTAACCCTAACGAAGGATTCAGGATGGTGGAAAATGAGGGAGGGGCAAAGGCCGTATGAGCGCCTGCAAACCACATGAACTTCTCCATCAAATCATAGGTTATTCCGAAACCGGGTAAAACCACTTTCGTATAACTCTCGTTAGCCTGATTTACTAGGATATTCTGACCTACGGTCGTAGCCAATCCGTACGTTACATCGGTAGCCGTGGCGAATTTTCGATGAGTGAATACTCCCTGCGAAATATATTCGTATCTGACTCCCGGAATAATTTTCAACCGCTCGGTCAGTTTAATTGAGTCCTGAACATAGGTGGCGTATGCTCTCGCATTCCGAGTCTGCTGTTGAGTCGTAATTCCTTGATTCATCGTCGGATACGGAAATTGGTTATAAGCCGCATTTACAGTTTCATAATGTGCCCGTGCCCCGCCGGAGATTTCGTGCTCTAAACCGAAGGCAACGAACTTACCTTCCAGTTTCGTTTCCAATCCACCCGTCCGAAAAAATTGGTGCCGATTCGGAGTGGTATTTAACATGTAAATCACGTCTCCCGGACGGTTTCCGATGGGAGCGGGAGAATACACTGCAAAGACGTTTCCGGTAGGTGGAGTCGGGAGACCGAGTTCGTTCGGGCTATTATAAGAATAGGATTCCTGCTTAAAATCGAATCCGACATTCGTCCAATACGAACGGGTAATCAATTTCCAATTTTCGTTGAAGGCATGATCATGCCCGATGACTGCAGCCTGGCGTTCCACATGCTTTCTATCGAAACGAGCCGGGTTGATTTTCGGGTCTTTCCAGTACAATCCTTGAGTTAGTCCCAGATAGGTGGCCTGTGAATCTTGTTGGTAGACTTGATACTTTAGAAAAACCGTATCCTTATCCCCGATTTTTTGCATTAATTTAACGTTAAAATCGTTAACGTTAAAACCTTGATAATTTCTAAATCCGTTTCCCTGGGTATGTAAATACGAAACGTCATAAGCGGTATTCGTGTTTTGGACCGTCCCGCCGTATTGAACCAAGTTGGAAGCGTACCCGTTTATTCCCCCGATCAATTTCAAATTTAGAGTCGGTTTTTCGGGAGGCTTTCGAGTCACAAAATTGACGATACCACCCAAAGTCGTAGGGCCGAATAGAATGGAGCCGGAACCCTTCACTACCTCGACTCTTTCCATACGATCGATATGAGGAATAAAATAACTTTCCGGTTGCCCATAAGGACTCAAAGAAGTGAAAACACCGTCCTCCAAAATCAGCGTTTTTCTGGATTCCTCATTGCTCACACCGCGAAACGCAATGTTTGGAGTAAGACCGACAGCATCCTGGTAGCGAATTGTGGCGCCCGGGACCCTTCTCAAGGCTTCCATCGAATCGATCGGACTCGTCTCTTTCAGAATTTTCTTTCCGACGACGTTAGCCGATCC encodes the following:
- a CDS encoding TonB-dependent receptor family protein — its product is MVYKSYLRTFILYLFLLLPISTILSQPNGGTEEEKPKNGNETKEQPSKEEEDINEKRRRFLESGQINVIGSKDEDLKKIPGSANVVGKKILKETSPIDSMEALRRVPGATIRYQDAVGLTPNIAFRGVSNEESRKTLILEDGVFTSLSPYGQPESYFIPHIDRMERVEVVKGSGSILFGPTTLGGIVNFVTRKPPEKPTLNLKLIGGINGYASNLVQYGGTVQNTNTAYDVSYLHTQGNGFRNYQGFNVNDFNVKLMQKIGDKDTVFLKYQVYQQDSQATYLGLTQGLYWKDPKINPARFDRKHVERQAAVIGHDHAFNENWKLITRSYWTNVGFDFKQESYSYNSPNELGLPTPPTGNVFAVYSPAPIGNRPGDVIYMLNTTPNRHQFFRTGGLETKLEGKFVAFGLEHEISGGARAHYETVNAAYNQFPYPTMNQGITTQQQTRNARAYATYVQDSIKLTERLKIIPGVRYEYISQGVFTHRKFATATDVTYGLATTVGQNILVNQANESYTKVVLPGFGITYDLMEKFMWFAGAHTAFAPPSFSTILNPSLGLGYKLNAERSNNYETGVRGNITKYFYTQISTYALFFSNQIVNTNEAGSSIGAVPINAGKSVNRGVESNFVFDFGKFAESRWEIPLEIAYSYTRAISTTYVPVGTIQNADGTVSVTNQPLFSVNSAGNVIKVNTSGNYLPYVPMHTVITAFGVKSPRGFYVRVEYQHFDKQYSDLQNTKNQSSDGSQGVVPAYGIWNADFGYEVPGGRWSIFVNGKNLEDRVYISGRLPVGIQQGPYRQINIGATLKLD